The segment CTTCTGAGTGGGAACCTTTTGGCTTGGAATCAGGGCAGTCTGTCGTCATACGAGGCGGATGGATAGAAGGGAATGCCTTGAGTGATGATGGCGTACCGCTAGTGCAGGCATTCGTCGCTTGGAAACAGGGCCAAGACAACCACTAAAGGAAAATTACTTCGGAAGGGCGGCTATGGCCGCTTTCTTTTTAATATTTACAGCATCACATAATGATACTATGATGTTGTTAATTTACTTGGGGAGGCGCTTATGCTCACTGCTAAATGTATAGGGTGCGGATGCACCGATGATCACGCTTGTGTTGAAAACGGTCAACCGTGTCACTGGCTTCGCGTGAATAGAGTGGAAGGTATCGGGGTCTGCTCTTCGTGCCCGGATGCTCTCAATCAATTCGCATCGACCAGCCAGGAACAAGCAACTGGACAGGATGACTACCGGAACAGTCCAGAATGGAAGGATTTTTCATCACGCATTGGTAATGCACTATGCGGGGGCCGGAGCAAAGCAAAGTAAGGTAAAAACGGCTATGCCGTTTTTTATTTGTCTATTACGGCATCACATTATAAGCCTGTAAATGCTGAATCTGTAATTGCCCAAAATGGGCGTGAGCAGGGGCGGGGTGTGAGGTCGTTCTAAGGCAAAATACTTTGTACTGGCAGAACAAAGAAAGAATGAACTTTCACATGTGAAAGTTTTTGGGGTACGGGATGGAACAAGCAATTCAAAGTTACTTGGCTGACGACCGGCAATATCAAGACAGGATTACCGCAGCTCTCAGCCAGGTTGAAGAGAAAGGTGCAGAGTACGAAGCTCTTTGCCAACAGCGTGCTCAGTTGGGGATCTGGCAAAAAATTATAACGTTCTGGCAGTTTCGTCGAGACATCGCCGTTATACGTTCAGCACTAAAAGGCCATAACAGCGATTTGCGGTATTTGCGCCGTGGGAGAGACCAGCTCAAAGAGGGATTGGTTTCTCGGGCCGTGAAGCAAGCGATTGACGGTAGCCAGATTCTGGAACGAATCACCCAAGCTCAAGATAGGCTTGACGCCGCATCTCGACTCCACGAGAGCAACAAGCGACTGGTGGACATGGGGCAAAAAGCCTTACGTGAAATCAGTGAGGCCTCTTCCAGTGTTTCATCAGCACAAACAATGGAGGTTCTCGACCTTGTGACTGACAACAAGGGCATTTCCGTCATGTCGTCGATGTCAAACTCCTCGGCCAGCAGTGAAATAGACGATGCGAAGAGAGCTGTGAAAGCCTTCGCAAATGCGCTGGGGGATCATCGTGACATTGTGGGCTCACTGCACCACTCAATGGCAACTGAGTTTATCGATCTGGGTATGGACTTTGCCGGTTTGAATGATGGTTTCGACTTTGGGAGCGTCTTCTCGCTGTTCAGCTTGTCGTCTGCCAGTTCCTCTCTGGACAAAGTAGAGTCTCGCGTTGAATCTCTGATGCCAGATCTAAGACGAGCCGCCTCCAATTCGGCAGCAGAGTATGCCCGTGTTAACGAAGAGTTCTTTGGCCTGAAACAACAGGCCTGTTGCCAAGTGCATGAGTTGCTGGTGACAAATGGTATAGACGTGTCAGTCAAGCGCGTTGAGTCCGCCGTGAACAGCTACAGAGTTGGAAGGTGATATTTACAGCATCATAAAATGAACTTATGATGTGAGGTGATCAACAAGTCGAAATTTATTTAAAGGATAAGCGATGAGCGATATTACACAGCAAATGGACAAACTTGAGATTCCAATCAAGTTGTCCTTTCCAGTCATCAACGTTAGCACTTTTGAGCTGGGCCGCGCAGAGAGCGTTTTCTCTGACATTGCAAAGAAAGTCGGCAAGCACTTTATTGTAATGCCATTCAAGAAGCTGCCTGATCCAGGCACGATGAAGGCAATGGTGGACGAGTCCAAGAAGTCCTCCAAAAACGGAGTTGTCGTGTTCGACACTTTCTTTTTCGACCGCCAACGTGCAAACCCGGAAACACTCCCAGCCCTCAAGTCATCACTGACCTATCTGGAGAATGAGGGGATCAACTACATCATCGCTGGCAAAGACGTCTTCAATGAAGAGTTCGTTTATCACATCGATCTCCCGGCTATGAGCAATCAGGAAATCCTGAAACTGCTCCAGACCTGTGAAGATAACGTGAAAGATGGTGGAGTCTTCGAGAGCAACGAACGTGCTGTCATCGCAAACCACGCCTTGGGCTTGTCACACACCCAGATGAAGAACGTCTTCACCTACTCCGCTTACTTGAAATTCAAGGGTGAAGAATACCTGGGCGAGATCCGAAAAGAAAAAGCTCACATCTTGCGTGATGTCGGCCTCGATGTGCTTGAGGCCATTGATATTGGGAATGTCGGTGGTCTCGAAAACCTCAAGGAGTTCCTCCAGATACGTAAAGCCGGTTGGGACAAAGACCTTCCGGTAAAAGGTGTCCTTCTGGCCGGTGTACCTGGTGGTGGTAAATCGCTGACGGCAAAAGCCGCTGCCGGTGTACTTGGCACTACCTTGGTTCGCCTGGATATGGGCCGTTTCTATAGCAAGTATCTCGGTGAAACCGAGCGCCAGTTCAATCGTGCATTGCAGACCATTGAGCAGATCGCACCCGTTGTTGTGTTGATTGACGAGATGGAGAAGTTTTTTGGTAATGCCGATGGCGAACACGAAGTATCCAAGCGCCTGCTGGGCTCTTTCCTCTACTGGCTTCAAGAGCGCAAGAAGAAGATCTTCATTGTGGCGACGGCCAACCGGGTTCAGTCGCTGCCTCCTGAATTGATGCGAGCTGGCCGCTGGGACCGAGCATTCTTCATTGATCTGCCAAGTGTGGCTGAGCGCCAGAAGATTTTTGAGATCCACCTCGCCAAGCAGAAGGCCAACATCGCCGCGTTCGATATGCCTACGCTACTTCGTACCACCGAGGGATACACCGGGGCAGAGATTGAACAGGCCGTCATTGACGCGATGTATCTGGCGAACGCTCAGGACAAAGAGCTCAACAATGAAGCGCTGGTGGATGCGGTCACTCGCATTACCCCGACCAGTGAAACTCGCCGGGAAGACATCAACCAGATTCGCAGTTTGCGGGATCAAGGCTTCTATCCGGCCAATAACTTC is part of the Providencia stuartii genome and harbors:
- a CDS encoding AAA family ATPase, which codes for MSDITQQMDKLEIPIKLSFPVINVSTFELGRAESVFSDIAKKVGKHFIVMPFKKLPDPGTMKAMVDESKKSSKNGVVVFDTFFFDRQRANPETLPALKSSLTYLENEGINYIIAGKDVFNEEFVYHIDLPAMSNQEILKLLQTCEDNVKDGGVFESNERAVIANHALGLSHTQMKNVFTYSAYLKFKGEEYLGEIRKEKAHILRDVGLDVLEAIDIGNVGGLENLKEFLQIRKAGWDKDLPVKGVLLAGVPGGGKSLTAKAAAGVLGTTLVRLDMGRFYSKYLGETERQFNRALQTIEQIAPVVVLIDEMEKFFGNADGEHEVSKRLLGSFLYWLQERKKKIFIVATANRVQSLPPELMRAGRWDRAFFIDLPSVAERQKIFEIHLAKQKANIAAFDMPTLLRTTEGYTGAEIEQAVIDAMYLANAQDKELNNEALVDAVTRITPTSETRREDINQIRSLRDQGFYPANNFDVQEQNGSGRKLAIED